A single window of Mycobacterium sp. ITM-2016-00318 DNA harbors:
- the fadD11 gene encoding fatty acid--CoA ligase FadD11: MSTSDRPATLCEAFQRIAAVEPDAVALRTPGDAKTLTWREYAEQVRQVAAGLAGLGVKRGDTVSLMMANRVEFYPLEVGAQHVGAISFSVYNTLPAEQLVYLFDNADTKVIMCEAQYVERIRASGADIDHIVCLDGSPEGTMSVANLIAAGADDFDFEASWRAVQSDDVATLIYTSGTTGNPKGVEVTHANLLFQAYAIDEVLGVRFGDRSTSFLPTAHIADRMGALYLQEVFGTQITTVDDPRAIAGALPDVRPTIWGAVPRIWEKLKAAIEFAAANEPDETKRMGLQWGLSVARKKADALVAGEPLDDAADAEWAKADQLVFSKLREKLGLDQMRHAVSGAAPIPKETLAFFVGLGIPIAEVWGMSELSCIATVSHPSETRLGTVGKLVPGMEGRIADDGEFLVRGPLVMKGYRKEPKKTAEAVDEDGWLHTGDIMEADEDGYLRIVDRKKELIINAAGKNMSPANIENTIKASCPLIGVILAVGDARPYNTALIVLDAESAAPCAAQRGLADDSPETLAAHPEVIKEIAAGVAEGNTKLAKVEQIKRFRVLPTFWEPGGDEITLTMKLKRKPVHEKYRAEIDELYAADVADAVHEPKATSPAQ, encoded by the coding sequence ATGAGCACATCGGATCGGCCTGCCACTCTCTGTGAAGCCTTTCAACGGATCGCCGCCGTCGAGCCGGACGCCGTCGCGCTGCGGACGCCCGGCGACGCGAAGACCCTGACCTGGCGGGAGTACGCCGAACAGGTGCGTCAGGTCGCGGCCGGGCTGGCCGGGCTCGGCGTCAAGCGCGGCGACACGGTCTCGTTGATGATGGCCAACCGCGTCGAGTTCTATCCGCTCGAGGTCGGTGCGCAACACGTCGGTGCGATCTCGTTCTCGGTCTACAACACCCTGCCAGCCGAGCAGTTGGTTTACCTGTTCGACAACGCCGACACCAAGGTGATCATGTGCGAGGCGCAGTACGTCGAGCGTATTCGCGCCAGCGGTGCCGACATCGATCACATCGTCTGCCTGGACGGCTCACCCGAAGGCACGATGTCGGTGGCGAACCTCATCGCAGCGGGCGCTGATGACTTCGACTTCGAGGCGTCGTGGCGGGCAGTGCAATCCGATGATGTGGCCACATTGATCTACACGTCGGGCACTACGGGGAACCCGAAGGGCGTCGAGGTGACGCACGCGAACCTGTTGTTTCAGGCGTATGCGATCGACGAGGTGCTCGGAGTGCGGTTCGGCGACCGAAGCACGTCGTTTCTGCCCACGGCGCACATCGCCGACCGGATGGGTGCGCTGTATCTGCAGGAGGTGTTCGGCACCCAGATCACGACGGTCGATGACCCGCGGGCCATCGCGGGCGCACTGCCGGATGTGCGACCGACGATCTGGGGTGCGGTACCTCGGATCTGGGAGAAGTTGAAGGCGGCGATCGAGTTCGCCGCTGCCAACGAGCCCGACGAGACCAAGCGCATGGGTCTGCAGTGGGGACTGTCGGTCGCGCGCAAGAAGGCCGATGCGTTGGTCGCCGGTGAACCACTCGACGACGCTGCGGACGCGGAATGGGCGAAGGCCGATCAGCTGGTGTTCTCGAAGCTGCGGGAGAAGTTGGGCCTCGACCAGATGCGGCATGCGGTGTCGGGAGCGGCTCCGATCCCGAAGGAGACCCTGGCGTTCTTCGTCGGGTTGGGTATTCCGATCGCCGAGGTCTGGGGGATGTCGGAGCTCAGCTGCATTGCGACAGTGAGCCATCCGTCGGAAACCCGGTTGGGCACGGTGGGCAAGCTGGTGCCGGGCATGGAGGGCCGGATCGCCGACGACGGGGAGTTTTTGGTGCGCGGGCCGCTGGTGATGAAGGGCTATCGCAAAGAGCCGAAGAAGACCGCGGAGGCCGTCGACGAGGACGGGTGGCTGCACACCGGCGACATCATGGAGGCGGACGAGGACGGCTACCTGAGGATCGTCGACCGCAAGAAGGAGCTGATCATCAACGCGGCGGGAAAGAACATGTCGCCCGCCAACATCGAGAACACGATCAAGGCATCGTGCCCGCTGATCGGGGTGATCCTCGCGGTCGGCGACGCGCGCCCGTACAACACCGCCCTGATCGTTCTCGACGCCGAATCGGCGGCGCCTTGCGCGGCGCAGCGCGGGCTGGCCGATGATTCGCCGGAGACCCTTGCCGCGCATCCGGAGGTGATCAAGGAAATCGCGGCCGGTGTTGCCGAAGGCAATACCAAGCTGGCGAAGGTCGAGCAGATCAAGCGGTTCCGGGTGCTGCCGACGTTCTGGGAGCCCGGCGGCGACGAGATCACGTTGACGATGAAGCTCAAGCGCAAGCCGGTCCACGAGAAGTACCGCGCCGAGATCGACGAGCTCTACGCCGCAGACGTCGCCGATGCGGTTCACGAGCCGAAGGCAACGAGCCCAGCGCAATGA
- a CDS encoding SRPBCC family protein, translating to MTSRHVSVWVEAAPDVVYAIAADPAQLPRWASGLAQGALRQTADGWVADSPMGEVVIEFAPANEFGVLDHVVRMPSGEAVYNPMRVLPAGENEPRCEVVFTVRQRAGMTDEEFDRDAATVAADLNRLRQLAES from the coding sequence ATGACGTCGCGTCACGTCAGTGTGTGGGTCGAGGCGGCGCCGGACGTCGTGTACGCCATCGCCGCCGACCCGGCGCAGCTGCCCCGATGGGCGTCCGGACTGGCGCAGGGGGCGCTGCGGCAGACCGCGGACGGTTGGGTCGCCGATTCGCCGATGGGTGAGGTCGTCATCGAGTTCGCGCCGGCCAACGAGTTCGGGGTGCTCGACCACGTCGTGCGGATGCCGTCGGGTGAGGCCGTCTACAACCCCATGCGAGTGCTGCCTGCGGGGGAGAATGAGCCGCGCTGCGAGGTGGTGTTCACCGTGCGACAGCGTGCGGGCATGACCGACGAGGAGTTCGACAGGGACGCGGCGACGGTGGCCGCCGACTTGAACCGGCTGCGACAGCTCGCGGAGAGCTAG
- a CDS encoding nitroreductase family deazaflavin-dependent oxidoreductase yields the protein MPLSAEYEPSASEWVRDHVDKIEQSGGSDSELNGKPVVVLNTIGAKSGKLRKTPLMRVEHNGEYAVVASLGGAPKNPVWYYNVKRNPRVELQDGDTTGDYDAREVFGDEKATWWDRAVAAWPDYADYQKKTDREIPVFVLTPVG from the coding sequence ATGCCGCTTTCCGCAGAATATGAGCCGAGCGCATCCGAATGGGTGCGCGACCACGTCGACAAGATCGAGCAGTCGGGCGGCTCGGATTCCGAACTTAACGGCAAGCCTGTCGTCGTGCTGAACACCATCGGCGCCAAGAGCGGCAAGCTCCGCAAGACACCGCTGATGCGAGTCGAGCACAACGGCGAATACGCTGTGGTCGCGTCGCTGGGCGGCGCTCCGAAGAATCCGGTCTGGTACTACAACGTCAAGCGAAATCCGCGAGTCGAGCTGCAGGACGGCGACACCACCGGCGACTACGACGCCCGCGAGGTTTTCGGCGACGAAAAGGCAACCTGGTGGGACCGGGCCGTGGCGGCCTGGCCGGACTACGCCGACTACCAGAAGAAGACCGACCGCGAGATCCCGGTCTTCGTGCTGACACCGGTCGGCTGA
- the ilvA gene encoding threonine ammonia-lyase IlvA yields MPVQVSQSPRTSPPVSAADIDAAAQRISDVVTRTPLQCSERLSEAVGATVYLKREDLQAVRSYKLRGATNLLRQLSQDEIAAGVVCSSAGNHAQGFAMACRSMGIRGRVYVPAKTPKQKRDRIRYHGREFIELIAIGKTYDEAAAAALDDVARTGATLVPPYDDPRTIAGQGTIAVELLDQLEGEPDLVIVPVGGGGCISGITTYLTERATRTSILGVEPAGAAAMIAALAEGHPVTLEHVDQFVDGAAVSRAGELTYATLAAAGDMVSLTSVDEGAVCTAMLDLYQNEGIIAEPAGALSVAALLEADITPGSTVVCLISGGNNDVSRYGEILERSLVHLGLKHYFLVDFPQEPGALRRFLDTVLGPNDDITLFEYVKRNNRDTGEALVGVELGSAADLDGLLERMKASDIHVETLEPGSPAYRYLL; encoded by the coding sequence GTGCCCGTGCAAGTGAGTCAGAGCCCCCGTACGTCGCCGCCGGTGTCCGCGGCCGACATCGATGCGGCCGCTCAGCGAATCTCCGACGTGGTGACCCGCACCCCGCTGCAGTGCAGCGAACGGCTCTCCGAGGCCGTCGGCGCAACGGTGTACCTCAAGCGGGAGGACCTCCAGGCGGTCCGCTCCTACAAGCTGCGCGGAGCCACCAACCTGCTGAGGCAACTCTCGCAGGACGAGATCGCCGCCGGGGTGGTGTGTTCGTCCGCGGGTAATCACGCCCAGGGCTTCGCGATGGCGTGCCGGTCGATGGGCATCCGCGGCCGGGTGTATGTGCCCGCCAAGACGCCGAAACAGAAGCGCGACCGCATCCGCTATCACGGTCGTGAGTTCATCGAGCTGATCGCCATCGGCAAGACCTACGACGAGGCGGCGGCCGCCGCGCTCGACGACGTGGCGCGCACGGGGGCGACTTTGGTGCCGCCGTATGACGATCCCCGCACGATCGCCGGCCAGGGCACCATCGCCGTCGAGCTTCTCGATCAGCTCGAGGGCGAGCCCGACCTGGTGATCGTGCCGGTCGGGGGTGGCGGCTGCATCTCGGGCATCACCACATACCTCACCGAGCGCGCTACCCGCACGTCGATTCTGGGCGTCGAGCCTGCCGGCGCAGCGGCGATGATCGCCGCACTCGCCGAGGGCCATCCCGTCACGCTCGAGCATGTGGACCAGTTCGTCGACGGCGCCGCGGTCAGCCGGGCAGGCGAGCTGACCTACGCGACGTTGGCCGCTGCCGGCGACATGGTGTCGCTGACGTCGGTGGACGAGGGCGCGGTGTGCACGGCCATGCTGGATCTGTACCAGAACGAGGGCATCATCGCCGAGCCCGCCGGTGCGCTGTCGGTGGCCGCGCTGCTGGAGGCCGACATCACGCCTGGGTCGACTGTCGTCTGCCTGATCTCGGGCGGAAACAACGATGTGTCACGGTACGGCGAGATCCTCGAGCGGTCGCTGGTGCACCTCGGGCTCAAGCACTACTTCCTCGTCGACTTCCCGCAGGAGCCGGGTGCGCTGCGCCGGTTCCTCGACACCGTGCTCGGCCCGAACGACGACATCACGCTGTTCGAGTACGTCAAGCGCAACAACCGGGACACCGGCGAGGCCCTCGTCGGTGTCGAGCTCGGCTCGGCCGCCGACCTCGACGGCCTGCTGGAACGGATGAAGGCGTCCGACATCCACGTCGAGACCTTGGAGCCGGGCTCGCCGGCCTACCGCTACCTGCTCTAG
- the treZ gene encoding malto-oligosyltrehalose trehalohydrolase — protein MTEFSVWAPRPHNVQLDVEGTLYPMTRTDDDWWRADVDAPIDARYGFVLDDDSTVLPDPRSPRQPDGVHERSQLWQPAPDAWTDPEWRGRSIEGRAIYELHVGTFTQGGTFDSAIEKLDYLVDLGIDFVELMPVNAFGGTHGWGYDGVLWYAVHEPYGGPDGLVRLIDACHNRGLGVLIDAVFNHLGPSGNYLPRFGQYLSTGSNPWGESINIADADADEVRRYIIDCALRWMREFHADGLRLDAVHALVDTTALHILEELSADTDALAAELGRPLSLIAESDKNDPRLITPRDRGGYGMTAQWDDDIHHAIHAAVSGERQGYYSDFGSLETLAQTLKQGYFHAGTYSSFRHRRHGRPLNTAMIPATRLLAYTLTHDQVGNRAVGDRPSQNLTPGQLAVKAALALGSPYTAMLFMGEEWGSSSPFQFFSSHPEPELARATAEGRKREFAEHGWDADEIPDPQDPETFLRSKLNWHEVDDGDHGRLRRVYHGLLALRRDEPDMADPWLDNLKIDFDEDKRWLVMHRGSLAIACNMNADEVTVPVSGEVVLAWGEPTANADATRLDGHSFAVLRTGSSPVSPAA, from the coding sequence ATGACTGAATTCTCGGTATGGGCGCCGCGGCCGCACAACGTGCAACTCGACGTCGAGGGCACCCTGTACCCGATGACGCGCACCGACGACGACTGGTGGCGTGCCGACGTCGACGCACCCATCGACGCCCGGTACGGCTTCGTGCTCGACGACGACTCCACAGTTCTTCCCGATCCGCGGTCGCCGCGACAGCCCGACGGCGTGCACGAACGCTCGCAGCTGTGGCAGCCGGCTCCCGACGCATGGACCGACCCCGAGTGGCGGGGTCGCTCGATCGAAGGCCGGGCGATCTACGAACTCCATGTCGGCACCTTCACCCAGGGGGGCACTTTCGACTCGGCCATCGAAAAACTCGACTACCTGGTTGATCTCGGTATCGACTTCGTCGAGCTCATGCCGGTCAACGCCTTCGGCGGCACACACGGCTGGGGCTACGACGGAGTGCTCTGGTACGCCGTTCACGAGCCGTACGGCGGGCCGGACGGGCTGGTCCGGCTCATCGACGCATGCCACAACCGCGGGCTCGGCGTGCTGATCGACGCGGTGTTCAACCATCTCGGGCCGTCCGGCAACTACCTGCCGAGGTTCGGGCAGTACCTGTCGACCGGCAGCAACCCGTGGGGCGAGTCGATCAACATCGCAGACGCTGACGCCGACGAGGTGCGCCGCTACATCATCGACTGCGCGCTGCGCTGGATGCGCGAATTCCACGCCGACGGGCTACGTCTGGACGCCGTGCACGCGCTGGTCGATACGACTGCGCTGCACATCCTCGAGGAACTGTCCGCAGACACCGACGCGCTGGCAGCAGAACTGGGGAGGCCGCTGTCGCTGATCGCCGAAAGCGACAAGAACGACCCGCGCCTGATCACTCCCCGCGACCGTGGCGGATACGGAATGACCGCGCAGTGGGACGACGACATCCATCACGCGATCCACGCGGCGGTTTCCGGCGAACGGCAGGGCTATTACAGCGATTTCGGTTCGCTCGAGACGCTGGCACAAACGCTCAAGCAGGGCTATTTCCATGCGGGCACGTACTCGTCGTTCCGGCACAGGAGGCACGGGCGGCCGCTGAACACCGCCATGATCCCCGCGACCAGACTGCTGGCGTACACGCTCACCCACGACCAGGTCGGCAACCGAGCCGTCGGTGACCGGCCTTCGCAGAACCTGACGCCGGGTCAGCTAGCGGTCAAGGCCGCTCTCGCGCTCGGTTCACCCTATACGGCAATGCTTTTCATGGGTGAGGAGTGGGGCTCGTCCAGCCCGTTCCAGTTCTTCAGCAGCCATCCCGAACCCGAGTTGGCGCGAGCCACCGCCGAGGGCCGCAAACGGGAGTTCGCCGAACACGGTTGGGACGCCGACGAAATCCCCGACCCACAGGACCCGGAGACGTTCCTTCGCTCGAAGCTCAATTGGCACGAGGTCGACGACGGCGATCACGGCCGGTTGCGACGCGTCTACCACGGCCTGCTGGCGCTGCGGCGCGACGAACCGGACATGGCCGATCCGTGGTTGGACAATCTGAAGATCGACTTCGACGAGGACAAGCGATGGCTCGTGATGCACCGCGGGTCACTGGCGATCGCGTGCAATATGAACGCCGACGAGGTGACGGTGCCGGTGTCCGGTGAGGTCGTGCTGGCATGGGGGGAACCGACCGCGAACGCTGACGCCACCCGACTGGACGGGCATTCATTCGCGGTGCTGCGGACCGGGTCGTCACCGGTATCCCCGGCCGCCTAG
- the treY gene encoding malto-oligosyltrehalose synthase yields the protein MPSPVVSTYRLQMRGDAFTFADAEAVLPYLDDLGVSHLYLSPILTAAAGSTHGYDVTDPTSVSADLGGAEGLASLSAAAKSRGMGLIVDIVPNHVGVENPQQNKWWWDVLTHGRDSVYSAYFDIDWTLADGRIMLPVLGSDTDVDDLVVDGDMLRLGDLAYPVAPGTGSGTGREVHDRQHYQLIGWRNGVCGYRRFFSITSLAGLRQEDRAVFDATHVEVKRWFDEDLVDGVRIDHPDGLADPTGYLRWLREITGPRAWIVIEKILAVDEPLDPCLPVAGTTGYDALREIGGVFVDPTGEEPLTALVDSTGASYDEMPRLARSLKASAVTDTLHSEQQRLCRTIVAATGHPHPQLGEAVAELLSHIGVYRSDYLSLASVLAIALAETAEARPDLADALAVLSAAVGDSGEAAVRLQQLCGAATAKSMEDCLFYRDPRLVSLNEVGGEPDRFGVSVAEFHQRATTRGALWPQAMTALSTHDTKRGEDVRARIGVLSQVPSLWAQFVGAWEQRIPSPDPMTGLFLWQNIFGVWPADGTVTDDLRTRLHAYAEKAIREAAVHTNWNEPNTDFEHKVHTWIDDIIDGPIATELTTTVARLDEHVRSDSLGQKLIQLTAPGIPDVYQGTELWDDSLVDPDNRRPVDFAARREALSARGDAKIRVVAAALRLRRDRPDVFVGAEYRPLVADSDARAHVVAFARGSDVVTAVTRHSVRLAETGWGDTSLTLPEGTWRNRLSDGRLRGKVLSAELFAELPVALLERVDD from the coding sequence ATGCCTTCTCCCGTTGTGTCGACGTATCGACTGCAGATGCGCGGTGACGCCTTCACGTTCGCCGACGCCGAGGCTGTCCTGCCCTACCTCGACGATCTCGGTGTGTCACATCTGTACCTGTCCCCCATCCTGACGGCGGCGGCAGGCTCGACGCACGGCTACGACGTGACCGATCCGACGTCGGTGTCGGCCGACCTGGGCGGCGCCGAGGGGCTGGCGAGCCTGTCAGCGGCGGCGAAATCACGCGGGATGGGTTTGATCGTCGACATCGTCCCGAATCACGTCGGCGTGGAGAACCCCCAGCAGAACAAGTGGTGGTGGGACGTCCTGACCCACGGCCGGGACTCCGTGTACTCGGCCTACTTCGATATCGACTGGACGCTCGCCGACGGTCGAATCATGCTGCCGGTACTGGGTTCTGACACCGACGTCGACGATCTCGTGGTCGACGGGGACATGCTGCGGCTCGGTGACCTCGCCTACCCCGTCGCACCGGGCACGGGTTCGGGCACCGGCCGAGAGGTGCACGACCGTCAGCACTACCAGCTGATCGGGTGGCGCAACGGAGTCTGCGGCTACCGGCGATTCTTTTCGATCACGTCGCTTGCCGGACTCCGCCAGGAGGATCGCGCGGTATTCGATGCCACGCACGTCGAGGTGAAGCGCTGGTTCGACGAGGACCTCGTCGACGGCGTCCGCATCGATCATCCCGACGGCCTCGCCGACCCGACGGGCTATCTGCGCTGGCTGCGCGAGATCACCGGGCCGCGGGCGTGGATCGTGATCGAGAAGATCCTCGCCGTCGACGAGCCCCTCGACCCGTGCCTGCCCGTCGCGGGCACGACCGGTTACGACGCGCTGCGCGAAATCGGCGGCGTGTTCGTCGATCCGACGGGTGAGGAGCCACTCACCGCCCTTGTCGATTCGACCGGCGCATCCTACGACGAGATGCCCCGGCTGGCCCGCTCCCTGAAGGCCAGCGCGGTGACCGACACCCTGCACAGCGAACAGCAGCGGCTGTGCCGCACCATCGTGGCCGCCACCGGCCACCCGCATCCGCAGTTGGGCGAGGCGGTCGCCGAGCTGTTGAGCCACATCGGCGTGTACCGGTCGGACTATCTGAGCCTGGCGTCCGTGCTGGCGATTGCGCTGGCCGAAACCGCCGAAGCCCGACCGGATCTGGCCGATGCCCTCGCGGTGCTCTCGGCGGCGGTCGGTGACAGCGGCGAGGCAGCTGTGCGCCTGCAGCAGCTGTGCGGAGCGGCGACGGCGAAGTCGATGGAGGACTGCCTGTTCTACCGCGACCCGCGGCTGGTATCGCTGAACGAAGTCGGCGGTGAACCCGACCGCTTCGGAGTCAGCGTGGCCGAGTTCCACCAGCGCGCCACGACGCGCGGTGCGCTGTGGCCGCAGGCGATGACGGCGCTCAGCACCCACGACACCAAACGCGGCGAGGACGTGCGGGCGCGAATCGGTGTCCTGTCACAGGTGCCATCGCTGTGGGCGCAGTTCGTCGGCGCATGGGAGCAACGCATCCCGTCGCCGGACCCGATGACCGGCCTGTTCCTGTGGCAGAACATTTTCGGCGTCTGGCCGGCTGACGGGACAGTGACCGACGACCTGCGCACTCGCCTGCACGCGTATGCCGAGAAGGCGATCCGGGAAGCCGCCGTCCACACCAACTGGAACGAACCGAACACCGACTTCGAGCACAAGGTGCACACCTGGATCGACGACATCATCGACGGCCCGATCGCAACGGAGCTGACGACGACGGTGGCCCGGCTCGACGAGCATGTCCGCAGCGACAGCCTCGGCCAGAAACTGATCCAGCTGACCGCACCCGGTATTCCCGATGTGTACCAGGGCACCGAGCTGTGGGATGACAGCCTCGTTGATCCCGACAACCGCAGACCGGTCGACTTCGCCGCGCGCCGGGAAGCACTTTCGGCCCGCGGCGATGCCAAGATTCGCGTGGTGGCGGCCGCACTGCGGCTACGTCGGGACAGGCCGGACGTGTTCGTCGGCGCCGAGTACCGCCCTCTGGTCGCCGATAGCGATGCGAGGGCTCACGTGGTGGCGTTCGCACGCGGATCCGATGTGGTGACCGCCGTGACCCGGCATTCCGTCCGGCTGGCCGAAACCGGTTGGGGCGACACGTCGCTGACGCTTCCCGAGGGCACGTGGCGAAACCGGTTGAGTGATGGGCGGTTGCGCGGGAAAGTCCTTTCGGCCGAGCTGTTCGCTGAGCTGCCCGTCGCCCTGCTGGAGCGGGTCGATGACTGA
- the glgX gene encoding glycogen debranching protein GlgX: MSSKTVWPGTPYPLGATYDGAGTNFSLFSEVAERVELCLIAKDGTEERVDLEEVDGYVWHAYLPTVTPGQRYGFRVHGPWDPASGHRCDSSKLLLDPYGKSFYGDFDFTQALYSYDLEADDLASGGTPPRIDSLGHTMTSVVINPYFDWASDRAPRTPYHETVIYEAHVKGLTQTHPAIPEEQRGTYAGLAHPAVIDHLKSLNVTAIELMPVHQFMHDHRLIDLGLRNYWGYNTFGFLAPHYQYASSRHAGGAVAEFKAMVRTFHEAGIEVILDVVYNHTAEGNHLGPSINFRGIDNAAYYRLMDDDLRLYRDFTGTGNSLNPRHPHTLQLIMDSLRYWVLDMHVDGFRFDLASALAREFYEVDRLSAFFDLVQQDPVISQVKLIAEPWDVGEGGYQVGNFPGLWTEWNGKYRDTVRDYWRGEPATLGEFASRLTGSSDLYEATGRRPSASINFVTCHDGFPLNDLVSYNEKHNEDNGEDNRDGESHNRSWNCGVEGPTDDPDILALRARQMRNIMGTLMLSQGTPMLSHGDEIGRTQKGNNNVYCQDSELSWMDWSMCETNADQLTFTRKVSELRKKHPVFRRRRFFEGKPIRSGDQARDIAWLTPAGTEMTPEDWGTGLGKCVAVFLNGDAIPTPDERGERVVDDSFLLCFNANDHEQDFVAPHGDYADEWTADLDTADAKGDSDFVVAAGEKISLQPRSLLVLRKTA; this comes from the coding sequence ATGTCCTCGAAGACGGTGTGGCCCGGTACTCCGTATCCGCTCGGCGCCACCTACGACGGCGCAGGGACCAACTTCTCGCTGTTCTCCGAGGTCGCCGAGCGGGTCGAGCTCTGCCTGATCGCCAAGGACGGCACCGAGGAGCGGGTCGACCTCGAGGAGGTGGACGGCTACGTCTGGCATGCCTACCTGCCGACGGTGACACCGGGACAGCGCTACGGCTTCCGCGTTCACGGACCGTGGGATCCGGCGTCGGGGCATCGATGCGATTCGAGCAAGCTGCTGCTCGACCCGTACGGAAAATCGTTCTACGGTGACTTCGACTTCACCCAGGCGCTGTACTCCTACGACCTCGAAGCCGACGATCTCGCGTCGGGTGGTACGCCGCCGCGGATCGACTCGCTCGGCCATACCATGACCAGCGTCGTCATCAACCCGTACTTCGACTGGGCGTCCGATCGCGCACCGCGCACGCCCTATCACGAGACCGTCATCTACGAGGCGCACGTCAAAGGGCTCACCCAGACCCATCCCGCCATCCCCGAGGAGCAGCGCGGCACCTACGCGGGGTTGGCGCACCCCGCCGTCATCGACCATCTCAAGTCGCTCAACGTCACCGCGATCGAGCTGATGCCCGTACACCAATTCATGCACGATCACCGACTCATCGACCTGGGGCTGCGAAATTACTGGGGCTACAACACGTTCGGCTTCCTGGCACCGCACTACCAGTACGCGTCCAGCAGGCACGCCGGTGGTGCCGTCGCCGAATTCAAGGCCATGGTGCGCACGTTCCACGAGGCGGGGATCGAGGTGATTCTCGATGTGGTCTACAACCACACGGCCGAGGGAAACCACCTCGGGCCGTCGATCAACTTCCGCGGCATCGACAACGCCGCTTATTACCGGCTGATGGACGACGATCTGCGGCTGTACCGCGACTTCACCGGCACCGGTAACAGCCTCAACCCCCGGCATCCGCACACCCTGCAGCTGATCATGGACTCGCTTCGGTACTGGGTGCTCGACATGCACGTTGACGGTTTCCGGTTCGACCTGGCTTCTGCGCTGGCCCGCGAGTTCTACGAGGTCGACCGACTCTCAGCGTTCTTCGACCTGGTCCAGCAGGATCCCGTGATCAGTCAGGTGAAGTTGATCGCGGAGCCGTGGGACGTCGGCGAGGGCGGCTATCAAGTCGGCAATTTTCCAGGTTTGTGGACCGAGTGGAACGGGAAGTATCGCGACACTGTGCGTGATTACTGGCGGGGCGAACCCGCGACCCTCGGTGAATTCGCTTCACGGCTGACCGGCTCGTCGGACCTCTATGAGGCCACCGGCCGGCGGCCCAGCGCGAGCATCAACTTCGTGACGTGCCATGACGGGTTCCCGCTGAACGACCTGGTGTCCTACAACGAGAAACACAACGAGGACAACGGCGAGGACAACCGCGACGGCGAGAGCCACAACCGGTCGTGGAACTGCGGTGTCGAGGGTCCGACCGACGACCCGGACATCCTGGCGCTGCGCGCCAGGCAGATGCGCAACATCATGGGGACGCTCATGTTGTCCCAGGGCACCCCGATGCTGTCGCACGGCGACGAGATCGGGCGCACCCAGAAGGGCAACAACAACGTCTATTGCCAGGACTCCGAACTGAGCTGGATGGACTGGTCGATGTGCGAGACCAACGCCGACCAGTTGACCTTCACCCGCAAGGTCAGCGAGCTGCGAAAGAAACACCCGGTGTTCCGCCGCCGCCGCTTCTTCGAGGGTAAGCCGATTCGCAGCGGCGACCAGGCCCGCGACATCGCGTGGCTGACTCCGGCGGGCACCGAGATGACACCGGAAGACTGGGGTACCGGCCTTGGCAAGTGCGTGGCGGTGTTCCTCAACGGCGACGCCATTCCGACGCCCGACGAACGCGGTGAACGCGTTGTCGACGACTCGTTTCTGTTGTGCTTCAACGCAAACGACCACGAGCAGGACTTCGTTGCTCCGCACGGCGACTACGCCGACGAGTGGACCGCGGATCTGGACACCGCCGACGCCAAGGGCGACTCCGACTTCGTCGTCGCCGCAGGCGAGAAGATCTCCTTGCAGCCGCGTTCGCTGCTCGTGCTGCGTAAGACCGCCTGA